One genomic region from Bufo bufo chromosome 3, aBufBuf1.1, whole genome shotgun sequence encodes:
- the LOC120995371 gene encoding gap junction beta-5 protein-like produces MNWGVYEALLTGVNKFSTEFGRVWLSIVFIFRILVYAVTASRVWGDDQKDFDCNTRQPGCSNVCYDQYFPVSHIRLWALQLIMVTCPSLLVVMHVAYRESRERKRKEMMGENCDKLYQDIGKKRGGLWWTYLISLLVKAVVDSVFIYVFYRLYENFFLPRIVKCTLPPCPNTVDCFISRPSEKNIFTLFMIISSAVCILLNLIEAAYLVGKKCKETMLSKGQPTKSKKDSDCSEANGRKQSKCERTIFISEDISSTKADQNRHNHNAA; encoded by the coding sequence ATGAACTGGGGAGTGTATGAAGCTCTACTGACAGGTGTTAATAAATTCTCTACCGAATTTGGACGGGTGTGGCTGTCTATAGTCTTCATCTTTAGGATCCTTGTATACGCAGTAACAGCAAGTCGGGTTTGGGGAGATGACCAAAAAGATTTTGACTGCAACACTCGACAGCCTGGATGCAGCAATGTCTGCTATGACCAATATTTTCCTGTCTCACACATCCGTCTGTGGGCTTTGCAGCTTATCATGGTTACATGTCCTTCTCTTCTTGTTGTAATGCATGTGGCATACAGAGAAAGTCGAGAAAGAAAGCGTAAAGAAATGATGGGAGAGAACTGTGACAAGCTTTATCAAGACATTGGAAAAAAGAGAGGTGGGCTTTGGTGGACCTATCTTATAAGCCTACTGGTTAAAGCCGTGGTGGACTCTGTTTTCATTTATGTGTTTTATCGACTCTATGAAAATTTCTTTCTTCCTCGAATAGTAAAATGTACTCTTCCTCCATGCCCCAACACTGTGGACTGCTTCATATCTCGGCCATctgagaaaaatatattcaccctCTTCATGATAATTAGTTCTGCTGTATGTATTCTTCTGAACCTCATAGAAGCCGCATATCTTGTTGGAAAGAAGTGTAAAGAGACCATGCTGTCCAAAGGCCAGCCAACTAAATCTAAGAAAGACTCTGACTGCAGTGAAGCCAATGGGCGCAAACAAAGCAAATGTGAAAGGACAATTTTTATTTCAGAAGATATCTCAAGTACTAAAGCTGATCAAAATAGACACAATCATAATGCTGCATAG